GCATTTGACATGCTTTCTGTTCCTCCGGCCAGCACAACATCGGCATCGCCCAGCATAATAAACTGTGCCGCCATAGAAACCGCCCTTAAGCCCGAACCGCAAAGCTTGTTGATGGTCATGGCAGGCTTTGTATCGGGTATGCCAGCTTTAATGGCAATTTGGCGACTTACATTCTGCCCTAGTCCGGCCGAAAGAATATTTCCAATAATTGTTTCTGATATTTCATCAGGATTAATTCCTGCCCGGCGAATGGCTTCTTTGGCAGCTGTGATTCCTAATTCAGTGGCCGAAACCCCTGCCAATGCACCTCCAAAATTTCCGATTGCGGTGCGAACTGCTGATACAATTACTACTTCTTTCATGAAAACAGGTTTACTTTTTTTTCACGAAGAAACAGCATTCACCCGGCCCAAGTCCAGTTCAATTACAAGATTTCAGGGTTGACTTAAAGCAATATATTTGGTTGGATATTTGTTTATAATATTAATATACAGCGTATTAGGTGTATCAATTAAGTTGTGGACTTAATATTTTTAATTTCTATCAGAAGTTAAGGATTAAAAACAGGAATGGGCTTTCAGAAAGAACTGTAAGGGATTAGTTCATCTGAAAAGCCCATGGAAGTTATAATTCTAGCAGAATCAGTATTTAATTCCTTGTCCGGGAATCAATTCAACAAGTATGTTTCCTAGAACGAGTATTTTAAATGGGTTTGTAGCCGGAATCCATCTGCCTGAGTGGTATTGCTTACTGTCCCGTTTGCCTGAACGCTGCCATATGCAGCCATATTGTAACTCCATTCAGTCATAAGAGCAAACTTATGAATGGTAAGGGTTACACGAGGTGCAATACGGTATGTATCATTGATGTCACTTCCCCTTCCATAACGGTTAATTTCAGCCAGTTCATCCGGACTGCTGGAGAGTCCCAGGTTTTTGGAGTATCCACCGAAAACAGAATAGGTGAGCTTTCCTTTTTTTAATAAAAGTTCAGTCCATACAGAAGCTGTTTTCATATTAAAGTATTCAATTGAACCGGTAAGGGGATCAATCGATTCAACATATCCGCCCATCATCAGAAAGTTATACATGTTTTCGCCATAAAGTCCTTGAATTTTAGCAGTAAAATTTCCGGCATCTTTGCGCAAATAAACATTCCCCTGAAATGAGCTCAAGGTTTTTGTAAACTTTAACCCTTCAGTATCCTTTAAGCGTGGTTTTAAGGTTTTTTGACCAATCACAAAGCCGGCTTTCCATCCATCATTTTGGTATTCAAGATTGAGATTAACTTCTGGAACAACAGCATTTCTCATATAATCAGGAGATGCTCCGCCAGGGCCAGTACTGGAAAAGTCTCTTTGCGTGAGTGCACTTATATGGCCACTTAATTTATTCGATAATTTAAATCCAAATCTGATTTGCGGGTTTCTTGATAAAACTGCAAAGGGTGCACCTCCACCCCATCCCGAAACTTCAGGATATGAATTTAAAACAAAGAACGGATGCCAGAATTGTCCAACCAAAAGAGATGTTTTAGCCCATTCAAGTTTGATAATGGCATGCCGCAGGCGCATCATACTGATTACCGGATTGGCATTGCCCACAAAGTCCATTTCAAGTAAAGCACTTGAGCGCGCACCCAACATTTCAGGACCTGACACTTTAGCCTGAAGCCGGCTGTGAATGCTAAACATATTAAAATTGGCAATAGCATTCAAATCATCTCCGTTTGCATCGTTCGAAACCGGAGCAGGAAAAAGAAAAACATCTCCCTCACGGGCAGTTACAGCCTGTCGTGAATCAAATATTGATTCAGAGCTGACAAAACCACCCAGCGTAACAGAATAATCTTTAGCTTCTTGTGCAAAAAGTAAAGCCGGAAAAAGAGCAGCCAAAAGTGGCAAGGTTATTTTTTTCATTTTATATTTTTTAGCGTTTAGACTTTTGTGTTAATGTGAAGAGCCAATCTGAATATCGATAATTCAGATTATACTTTTGCAACTGTTGCTTTATCAACCAGGTAAAGGATTGACTTGTAAGAAATGCCACTATGTTTAGTCAGGCCAATCTCACAGGTCCGGCTGGTAGAATATCCATGAGTTGCTTCTGCAGGAGTTTGCGATTTCAAATTTCTCAACCCGTGAGAATTTAACTCAGGATGGCTAAATCCTCTGTCTCCGGCAAATCCACAGCAATTGGTATCGGGTTTAACAACTTTTTGGGCACACATTTCAGCCAGTTTCACCATCTTATCTTCAAGGCCCATTTTTTTCGCACTGCAAACGGCAAAAACGCTAACAGTTTCATTAATTGGATTGAAAGTCAGATGAGGGACCAGAAATTCAAGCACAAACTCAATGGGTTCATATAATTTTAGTGAATTCCCCATATTTTCCTTCATGGTAAAAAGGCATGGGCTCATATCACATAAGATCGGATATTTACCATGTTCACTTGCTTTTAACAGAGCAGCTTCCAGCTCGTCTGATTTGTTTTTACCCAACTCTTTAAATCCTTTGCTTGAGTATGCCATACCACAACATAAATTGGGCATATTATCAGGATAAATAATTTCGAAACCAGCCTTATTCAGAAGTTGTTTCACTTTTGTCGTAAGGGCAACTTTCTCATCATAATCTTTTGAAATACCCATTGCCTGGTTAATACAAGCGGGATAATACACAACCTTTTTAGGGTTATCACTTAAGTGTGTCGTGGTTTTAATTTTGGGTGCTCCTTTGGGGAAGAAAGGGTTCCATTGAGGTATTTTATCACCTGAAATTTTTCTGGCACCATTTGCAATAACACTCATTGCGCCTGTGCCTAAAATGGTATGAAATGCATTTACGGTGTTAAGTCCGAAGCGGGCATAACCTGTTACTTTATCCATTCGGGGAGCAAGATAAGCTGCTATCTTTTTGTCTCTGTCAGAAAGTTGATCATGCCTGAGATGTTTAACAAGTTTACCAGTATCAATTTTTACGGGGCAGCTCAATGCACAAAGTCCGTCGGTGGCACAAGTTTGAAGAGCTTTGTAATCATACTCCTGTATGAGCGAGGCCAGAATGTGAGGTTGTTCTCCGCTTTTTTCCAATCGCTTCATTTCACGATAAACTGTAATCCGCTGGCGGGGCGACATCGTAAGTTCATGTGCAACACAAGCGGGTTCACAAAACCCACACTCAGTGCACTTATCTACTAATTCGTTTGATGCAGGCATAGGTTTTAAGTTTTTCAAATGAGCTTTGGGGTCATTATTCAGGATTACTCCCGGGTTGAGCAAATTTTCCGGGTCGAAAATATGCTTAATCCTTTTCATCATGTTATAAGCTTTACTTCCCCATTCCTGTTCAACAAAAGGTGCCATATTACGGCCGGTACCATGTTCGGCTTTAAGCGAACCGTCAAATTGTCCGGTAACCATTGCAGCCAGGTCATCCATAAATTCGGCATACCGCTTCACTTCCTTGGGCTCATTAAAGTCCTGGTTAAATACCACATGAAGATTTCCCTCAAGGGCGTGGCCGAAGATAACAGCCTCATGATACTTATACTTGGCAAATAATTGCTGCAAAGCAAGTGTGGCTTCGGCCAACTGCGGAACGGGAAAAGCCACATCTTCAATAATAACAGTTGTACCAGTTTTGCGCATAGCTCCAACTGATGGAAATAAACCCTTCCGAATCTTCCACAATTTTGCATATTCAACCGGAATAGCGGTAAAAGTTATGGGAAGCTCTGCTGGTATCTCTTTTAATGCGCTAATAATTTGCGTTACCTTATCGTCAAGCAATTCTTTAGTGGCTGCGGTAGTTTCGACCAATATGGCAGAAGCTTTGGAAGAAAGGGTTTTCAGATATGCAGGGACATCAGAATCATTTTCAACTGATTTAAGCCCGGCTCTGTCAATCAGTTCAACGGCAGAAACAGGTTCGCTTTTCAATCTGGATACTGCCTGGCAGGCTTTTTCAATATTTGAAAAAATCATGAGCGAACTTGCCTTAAAAGGGTCATCAACTACCGTTTTAAACGTTACTTCTGCCAAAAAGCCGAGAGTACCTTCAGAGCCTATCATCAAATGCTGCAGAATTTCAAAAGGATCATCAAAGTCGACCAATGCATTGAGGCTATACCCCGTTGTATTTTTCATTTTGAATTTTTGCCTGATTCGTTGGCTTAATTCGCTGTCGCTCTGAATATCCCGTGCAAGTTGGGTTAAGTCTTCGAGCAGTTTGCCATGCGACATGCGGAAGGCGTGCCTGCTGTTTTCATCTGCAGTATCGAGTAAAGTACCATCGTGCAAAAGCACTTTCATACTTTCAACTGTCTGGTATGAATTTTCTGCAGTGCCACAGCACATTCCGCTGGCATTATTTGCCACAATTCCGCCAACCATAGCCGCATTAATAGATGCCGGATCAGGCCCGATTTTTCTTTGAAAAGGTTTTAAGAAGTTATTCGCATGTGCGCCAATAACTCCAGGTTCCAGCCTGATTTTGTGACCATTTTCCAGAATATGATGATTTTTCCAACCATTACCGGCAATAATTAAAACAGAATCGGAGATAGCCTGTCCGGAAAGACTGGTTCCTGCAGCCCTGAAAGTAACCGGAATGCCAGATGCACTGCAATCCTTAAGAATGCGCGATACTTCTGCAACATCTTTCGCTTTTATCACAATTTTTGGAATCAGCCGGTAAAAACTCGCATCGGTGCCAAAAGCCAGGGTGCTGAGCGGACTTGTCAACAACCTGCTTTTATCGATGTATTGCACCAGATTGTGGTAAAGTTTCTTGTAATTTTCAGGTAAGTTATTCATAATTCTTTTGTTTTTTTCAGACTAAGGTATCAAGCCTTGTAATGAACTACTTTTTACGGCGATTAAATTGCCGGACTAAAACCGATAAATATCAAAGATCCTATCAGGATGGTGATAAACAGGTAGTAAATGAATGCGGGAAATGAATTTGTACGGATAATCCGGCCTTCAGCTCCCAAACATCCCACAGTAGCAGCAACGGCCACTACGTTGTTTACACAAATCATATTTCCCACTGCAGCGCCAATACCCTGCATTGAAAGCACTAATATTTGAGGCAGGCCTAAAATTGAAGCTGTTTCGAATTGAAATGACATGAAAAGAATATTGGAAACGGTAGCCGAACCCGACATAAATGAGCCTAGCATTCCAATCATGGTAGCAAATAAAGGATAGGCTGAACCGCTAATTTTTGCAGCTGCTGAAGCCATTTCAGTTAACATACTTTCCATTCCGCTTCCATTTACACCTGAGTTAAGCATCAGCTGAACCATACCAACACCGGCAAACAAAGCTATAGCTGCACCTTTTATCTGTTTTAAAGTGAGCATCCAGGCAGTTTTGATGTCTCTGACAGGCATTTTATGCATCCAATGAGTGAGCAAGGCAACTAAAATAAAAGGAATAGTTCCTGGCAGATAAGCCCATTTTAGCACATAATTAAGTCCTTCGATACCAGCAACCTGATTGTATTTAATTTCCTGTGATAACAAGATACTTTTTAAACCAATAGACGGAATTCGGGTAAGGACCAGTATCACAGCTATGAGTAAATATGGGGCCCAGGCTTTCAGCAGCGACATTTTAGCCTGACCGGTAGTACCTGTATCACTATTTGATTTCCATATTTTAGGCCATGCACTTTCTTCCGGGAAATCCCATGAAGTTTTTGGCACAAGAAACCCTTTTTTTGCAGCAAAAATAACAATACCCAAACCGATAAAAGCACCAACGAGTGAAGGCAGCTCAGGTCCGAAGAAGATAGCAATAAGCAGATAAGGAACCATAAATGACAAACCTGCAAAAATGGCAAATGGCATTGCAGCAAATGCAGGTTTAAAAGACTTCTCTTTACCAAAATGGCGGGTTAAAATCATAATTCCAAGCAATGGAAGAAAAATTCCGGCAATAGCGTTAGGAATAGCAATCCATTTGGTAAGGGCAAGCATAAAGCTGTCGGCCCCTATTCCGGCTGGTTCTAAGTTGGCCCCTAAGGTGCTCATGGCTCCGAATATCGGAGTGCCGACTGCACCAAAAGTAACTGCTGTACTATTAAAAATAAGGGCGACTAAAGCTGCGGCTAAGGGCGGAAAACCAAGCCCCACAAGTAAAGGACCTGCCAACGCTGCTGGCGTACCAAATCCGGCAGCCCCTTCAATAAACGAACCAAACATAAACCCAATAATAATGGTTTGAATACGTCTATCCTTTGTAATGCCATTAAAGCCATTGTTAATCGTGGCCATTGCCCCCGACAGCTTGAGTGTGTTGAGAATCAGAATAGCTCCGAAAATAATGACTAAAATATCAATGGCTTTCAGAAACCCGAAAAATGTATATCCGAAAATATGAGACAAACTCATATCCCACTGAAAAAAGGCAACCAGTATAGCCACAAGAAGGGCAAATGGAAGAGCTTTTTTGGCCGGCCAGTTAAATCCGGCCATTAATGCAATTGTTAAAAGGATAGGCAAAAAGGCGAGAAAGGCGCTCATAGTTTTGGCTTTTTTTAGTTTCTACTGGCTTGCCCTAAGTCAATAGAAATGCCAAAAACAAATGATGATATCTATTTAGATAGATTCTAAATATATGTTGCACATTATGAGCTTTTTACGCTACAGGAAATTATTCAGGTTTTAAAAATGGGCATTTTAAGAAACTGATCTGTTTGGAACAGTTGTTATTCTTGTGGTGTTCCGATTGGCACAGCTGTTCCATTTGGATCAGTTAATTGATGCTTGTTTTATAGAAATCAATGACAGGCTGCTCAATTATAATTTTCTTAGCTTGCTTCTTAAAGCACTTCTCGAAATATCCAGATACTCAGCAACTTTCGTTTTATTGCCCTGAAATTTTTTCATGGCCTTTGAAACAATCTCTTTTTCGATTTCTTCGATAGGCAATCTGTTATCGGGAAGCAAAATACTGCCGGGCTCAATTACTGCTCCCATAAGATCATGGGATATGGATGGATTATTAAGCAAAAATGTAATATGATGGGCTTTCAAAATTTCATCATTATAAAGTAAAACAACACGCTCAATCGTATTTTGCAACTCTCTTACGTTTCCGGGCCAAGGGTAATTCACAAGGATTTCACGCGCATCATCAGCAATAAACCTGAAGGCTTTCATTCTTTTAATAGCGTACTTTTCAAGAAACATCTGGGCAAGCGGAACAATTTCATCCTTTCGCTCATTCAAGGGAGGAATTTTGATTTGACCCAAATTGAGCCTGTAGTATAAATCATTACGGAATTCATTTTTTTCAACCATTTGTTTCAGATCTCTGTTGGTGGCAAAAACAAAGCGCACATCAAGTTTAATTAATTTATCGCCACCCACCCGGTAAATCTCGCGTTCCTGCAATGCCCTGAGCAATTTGGGCTGAAACTCCTTCGGCATCTCCCCTATTTCATCCAAAAAAAGTGTGCCTCCCTGGGCCAATTCCATTTTCCCGACCGCACCATTTTTACGTGCTCCGGTAAAAGCGCCTTCAGCATAGCCAAATAGTTCACTTTCAAATAAATGAGGGGCGATGGTAGCACAATTTACTGGAACAAACGGACGCTCGTCGTTCTGCCCATTGCCGTGATGCAACAGTCTGGCAATAATTTCTTTTCCGGTACCGGTATCACCTTGAATTAAAACAGGAACATCTCTTTCTTTATGATATTTTTCGCACATGTTTACTATATTTTTCATGGCCGATGAAAATATACCAATAGAACCTGTTTTTGTAACTTCTCTTAGGGTTGATTGCAGTGTGAATAATTTGGCATTTTCTTCTTTCAGCAATTCATCAGAATTTTTCACCGTGTCTTTCAACTGCAAATTCTCATTTTGCAGCAGGTTAAGTTTCTGAATTCTTTCCAGTGTAATGAGCAGCTCTTCAATATTTACCGGTTTAAGCAGATAGTCTGTGGCACCTGCTCTTAAAGCATTGATAGACGATTCCATATCGCCATGACCGGTCATAATGATCACCTCGGTTGCTGCTCTTATTTTTTTTATTTCTTTTGTTAAATCAATGCCACTCATTCCAGGCATTTTCATATCGGTGACCACAACTTCAAAAGGCATTTCGCTCAGAAATTCAAGTGCATGCTCGCCCGAAACGGCCATTGTAACCTGATGCATTAATTGCTCGCTTAAAAATTGTGCAATTGCTTCACGACTAAGTTTATTGTCATCAACAACCAATATTTTCATAAAATTTCAGGTTTATTCAGTTTATAAAGAGTTAAAGTAAAGGTTACTCCACCCTCTGCATTGTTTTTAAATTCAATTTTTCCTCCAAGTTTTTCAACAAAAGTCTTCACAATGGCCAATCCCAGCCCCGTACCGCCTGATTCTTTCTGGCCGGAATAAAACGGGTCAAAAAGTGTTTCACCAATTTCATCAGGAATTCCGGGGCCGTTATCAGCAATTGAAAGCCGGATATGTCCTGCATTGTCTTT
This Lentimicrobiaceae bacterium DNA region includes the following protein-coding sequences:
- a CDS encoding FAD-binding oxidoreductase; protein product: MNNLPENYKKLYHNLVQYIDKSRLLTSPLSTLAFGTDASFYRLIPKIVIKAKDVAEVSRILKDCSASGIPVTFRAAGTSLSGQAISDSVLIIAGNGWKNHHILENGHKIRLEPGVIGAHANNFLKPFQRKIGPDPASINAAMVGGIVANNASGMCCGTAENSYQTVESMKVLLHDGTLLDTADENSRHAFRMSHGKLLEDLTQLARDIQSDSELSQRIRQKFKMKNTTGYSLNALVDFDDPFEILQHLMIGSEGTLGFLAEVTFKTVVDDPFKASSLMIFSNIEKACQAVSRLKSEPVSAVELIDRAGLKSVENDSDVPAYLKTLSSKASAILVETTAATKELLDDKVTQIISALKEIPAELPITFTAIPVEYAKLWKIRKGLFPSVGAMRKTGTTVIIEDVAFPVPQLAEATLALQQLFAKYKYHEAVIFGHALEGNLHVVFNQDFNEPKEVKRYAEFMDDLAAMVTGQFDGSLKAEHGTGRNMAPFVEQEWGSKAYNMMKRIKHIFDPENLLNPGVILNNDPKAHLKNLKPMPASNELVDKCTECGFCEPACVAHELTMSPRQRITVYREMKRLEKSGEQPHILASLIQEYDYKALQTCATDGLCALSCPVKIDTGKLVKHLRHDQLSDRDKKIAAYLAPRMDKVTGYARFGLNTVNAFHTILGTGAMSVIANGARKISGDKIPQWNPFFPKGAPKIKTTTHLSDNPKKVVYYPACINQAMGISKDYDEKVALTTKVKQLLNKAGFEIIYPDNMPNLCCGMAYSSKGFKELGKNKSDELEAALLKASEHGKYPILCDMSPCLFTMKENMGNSLKLYEPIEFVLEFLVPHLTFNPINETVSVFAVCSAKKMGLEDKMVKLAEMCAQKVVKPDTNCCGFAGDRGFSHPELNSHGLRNLKSQTPAEATHGYSTSRTCEIGLTKHSGISYKSILYLVDKATVAKV
- a CDS encoding L-lactate permease, giving the protein MSAFLAFLPILLTIALMAGFNWPAKKALPFALLVAILVAFFQWDMSLSHIFGYTFFGFLKAIDILVIIFGAILILNTLKLSGAMATINNGFNGITKDRRIQTIIIGFMFGSFIEGAAGFGTPAALAGPLLVGLGFPPLAAALVALIFNSTAVTFGAVGTPIFGAMSTLGANLEPAGIGADSFMLALTKWIAIPNAIAGIFLPLLGIMILTRHFGKEKSFKPAFAAMPFAIFAGLSFMVPYLLIAIFFGPELPSLVGAFIGLGIVIFAAKKGFLVPKTSWDFPEESAWPKIWKSNSDTGTTGQAKMSLLKAWAPYLLIAVILVLTRIPSIGLKSILLSQEIKYNQVAGIEGLNYVLKWAYLPGTIPFILVALLTHWMHKMPVRDIKTAWMLTLKQIKGAAIALFAGVGMVQLMLNSGVNGSGMESMLTEMASAAAKISGSAYPLFATMIGMLGSFMSGSATVSNILFMSFQFETASILGLPQILVLSMQGIGAAVGNMICVNNVVAVAATVGCLGAEGRIIRTNSFPAFIYYLFITILIGSLIFIGFSPAI
- a CDS encoding sigma-54-dependent Fis family transcriptional regulator; its protein translation is MKILVVDDNKLSREAIAQFLSEQLMHQVTMAVSGEHALEFLSEMPFEVVVTDMKMPGMSGIDLTKEIKKIRAATEVIIMTGHGDMESSINALRAGATDYLLKPVNIEELLITLERIQKLNLLQNENLQLKDTVKNSDELLKEENAKLFTLQSTLREVTKTGSIGIFSSAMKNIVNMCEKYHKERDVPVLIQGDTGTGKEIIARLLHHGNGQNDERPFVPVNCATIAPHLFESELFGYAEGAFTGARKNGAVGKMELAQGGTLFLDEIGEMPKEFQPKLLRALQEREIYRVGGDKLIKLDVRFVFATNRDLKQMVEKNEFRNDLYYRLNLGQIKIPPLNERKDEIVPLAQMFLEKYAIKRMKAFRFIADDAREILVNYPWPGNVRELQNTIERVVLLYNDEILKAHHITFLLNNPSISHDLMGAVIEPGSILLPDNRLPIEEIEKEIVSKAMKKFQGNKTKVAEYLDISRSALRSKLRKL